Genomic DNA from Hordeum vulgare subsp. vulgare chromosome 2H, MorexV3_pseudomolecules_assembly, whole genome shotgun sequence:
gtgcatttattgacaatctaacccttccatccaaacacctttttgattagagttagtttagggttagaatctaactctaacctctaaccgagttagagtatccaaacaggccaGTGTACTGCTGTTTTTGTTGCGTGGGGCTTCTGTTCATGTACAGTGTCATGCTCCGAGTTCGACGGTGGATGGACGGAGGCGCCAGCTCCGAGGTCAACCTCAGCATAGCATCCATCATCCTGGTTCTCGCTTTCGTCTGCATGCTCCTTTTTCAATCATACATATCGTGTCGACGCTCCATTCATGGCAGATATGCAGGGTTTTCCTATGGTCTACTTACTAGGCCTGTGAGCCTATAGCTTGAGAAAAACACAAGGCTAGATGGCAATCCGATCTTAGAGATTTTGATGATGTGTTTTGGTTCTGCTTAGGGTCAGGGTTTACTTATAAAGATGTGCAATCATGTAGATGGAGTGAGAGAAGGGGACATCATGCAGAGATAGATGGAGTAGACCGTAAGTAATCTAGGTTATTTGTCTCTTGAAGATCAACCTAAGTGTGATAGACCGTACTTTTGTGCAAACTGGTTGGCGTAACTTGGACCTAGAAGCTTTTGCACTAGATCAACTCAAGCATGGTTTTGCATGCGCGGATAGAACTAACGAAATATCCAGGTCATGGGCATATATATCAACACCTTATGCATATGGCTATTGTTACGTGAGCATGCATGTATAAATATAATTAGCTTTGTACTTGTTCCTTAGCAGTTAAGGGCAGAAGAATAGGATGCCATGTCACCTAGATTCCTGCAGGAATTTGACAACACGTTTTTTTCGATAGAGAAAATTTGATTCAATTGATATATCGACGGATACAACCGCGTTGAAAAATGTACCTCTGCATGGCGCGACGCAAAAGAAGTCCAACAAACCTAAAAATAAATATCGTTTTACAGCAAAAGTAAATCAGTCCAGCCTAGGGTGCGGTAAATCATATCCGAATATTACACCGCCATCCATGTTGAAAGAAAACCTCCCTGGCAGTATGCTCTAGCCGTGTAGACACCTTATAAAAAGGTCTCTGTCCTCCGGCCCCTGCAGGATAAACCACATACTGATCCATCACGAACACACATGAAAGATGAAacatatttatttttaaaaaccaCATTATTCCTGATAAACCATAATGCTCAACATAAGGCAGCCTCCACCACAAGTAGATGTGCATAAAATTGTTTATAGATACCCCGCAACTAATTCCCAAACATGTTACGTGCACTACATGAGAGATATAGATTTAAAACTACTTGAACTATTGCCCAGACTGCACGAGCAAATTTACACTCCAAAGATAATTGCTTAATGGACTCATCATGTTGGTAAAAGACACATGTCCTGCTACCTCGCCAGTTGCGTCATGCCAGGAAAATGTTTGGATGCATGATGAGAATTTCGTACGAAAATGttttggagggagggagggaggaagagagggagagagagagaggttaatGAAATGAAAACATGCATGAGGCACCATTAAGATCCTCCGAAGTGAATAAATGAAGGCCAATTCTTATAGAAAATTTTAAACTCAATCCTATAAGCCAAAGAGCACCATGGGGAAAAAGCGGAACGTAGTGGCTACTCTCGGGTTGTACAACACCCAAATTTTCCTAAAATTTGAAAAGACGTTATCATAAAACATCGAAAAAATCTGAACTTTTGCAACACCGAACTCTTTTAGATGTTTGAGGTTCTTGCAAAATTCCAGTCAAAAATAACATCTGACGAGCTCTTACCGAAAAAGGAAATAGTTGCTGAAAATTTTGACTACTTTTTGAACAGAgattttgttatttttcatgagagcTCCGCGGATGTTATTTTTGGATGAAATTTTCCAAGAGCATCAAACATTTGATAGAGTTTGATGTtgcaaaatttcagattttttggaagtTGTTTGATAATGTTTTGTCAAAATTTTGACACCTCTAGTGTAGTACACCCGTGTAGAAAAACCACTCTAAAAAAGTCACATAGGATTTCAGGAACAAAATCCCTTTGTTCAATTTGGTTTTCATAAATTCTTTATTTGCATTGAATTGTCATCAAGTCTCTTCTGGTCGTATGCGGAGGGAGCAAATGTGCTCGGGCTTTTAAAAGTTACGAGTCAAGTTTATGTAGATTTAGAGTTTAGTAACCAAAGTAATTAGAATCATCCAATAGTTGACGAATCAAATATGCAATACTTATGAAATATGTTGTCTCCTCCTTGCTCAACTTACCGCGTGATCTGTCAGGCATATGCTGCAACTTATGTACAAAGGGCCCACCTATGCGTCAGGTTCCTGGAAGACTTGATTTCACTCAATTTCATGAGCCGTACCATTGAAACCCAAGGGTCCATGGTTATCTTTAGCCTCTAGCCCAATTTCTAAATCACGCCTAACTCCAAACCACCCAATCCTAGTTTTTCATCTTCGACGCCAAGCTATGTTGTCCCCGCCTCCGATTAGGTCATGTCTGAGGCCTCGCCAGAAATGGCATGACCGGCGATGGCTTccctatctcaaggttgagtgcTGCCCAATCCAAGAGGTGGTAAGATTATAAGCCCTCCACCCCACGGCACCTGTGAACCCTTGTCTTTTCCTACCCTGGAAACGGCCAGCCGCATCCTAccgtcacccccccccccccccctcctctcatccttctccatctctctctccatgCTCATCAAAAGGAAGGCACATACCAGAAAATGAAATGACAACATGTGCATGCAAGTCTGATTGCTACACCAAAAGTGAGCAGGAACTAAAAATATTTCAGGCAGCTATTTTTTAGTTATTGTTGGCCGTGGAGAAAAAGTGAAGAAAGAAATGTCATCGAATTCTCGATGGAATTTGGTGGTCGGAGGTCGGTAGGGTTGCGGGAGTCGGCTATTGTGTGTTTGATCGCCGGAGGTAAGGAATGTGGCAGGGGCAGCGTCGGTGTATAAGTAGCCGAACAATAGAGGGAGACAGCCATCCGAGAGGGGGGAAATCTTTTGCTAAGACTTGCTTTAGTTGTCTCAACTTGGAGAGGCGGTCGATGCTTCttctatatatttatttatttttgaggaGTTAAAGGTTTTCGAAGTTTGGCTAGTTGCGGCATAACtccctaaggccttgtttggtacaaaTGGTTTTCAAGCCTCCAAGGGTTGGGAATTTCAGGAGATTTAGTGAATCCTCCTCTTCCACCCAATCCCCTTGAATCCCCGTTGCACGAGTTTCACTAGTCCCCCCTTGATGCTTCAAAACCCCGTGGATCGCGGGGATTTTGGTGGCTCGTAGGTGTTTGTCCATCGCAAACCATGTGTATCAAATGAACTCATGGAAAATTTTGGGGTTTTCTGTCCCAGCGGGAATAATCCCCTCTGAACCCCTCCAATCCCCTTGTGCCAAACGAGGcctaaagaatatttattgggaaGTTAAACTTTTGAAGGAGTTGAGCGAGAGATGCCCTTAGACAGCCTCTATTCTTCCATCTTAGCATACAATGTTTGGCCCTTGGCAAGAGCTGAGCTATGACCTCCAATGCATACATTTGGAGATGTTGCCTCAGAGAGTTGCTTTAGTATTAGCTTGTCAATTGATCGTACGTCGTGAATTTGGACATGAAAAGGCGAAAAGAGAGCTCCATGCGAGAATTTCCACCTTTACTACGGCGCCTGCATTCCGTGTCTCGTATGATTACGAACGCTGACGCCTTTCATCACCAATCTCCACATTCCCTGTCGAGCGCGCGCCCCATGAAAAGCTCCCCCTTTCCACTGTTACCTCGATCGCGCACAAGCTAGCACTCAAACCATCGCCACCTTTACCGCCTGTCTCCCCATATATAACCACGCGCGCGACGACGACGTTGCTCGATGTCAATCTCGATCTCCACCTAGCCACTGCACCCTAGCCCTGAGCCAAATCTTCGTCCCATTCCCCGTACCAACTTTGCACTAACTAAACTACTGCGTACGCCAGCATGAGGGTTCACCATTTGCATGTGGCCTCCTACCTGGAGAAAGCGGCCTCGGCGTCTTCGTCTCCAGCTACGCCGTCCGCCTCTCCTCCCTCGGCGCTGTTCCCTTTCGGCGCCTTCCAGTGCCTCCGGCCGCTGGCGCCCAAGATCTCCCTCCCGGACCAGCCGAAGAAGCTGGTCGCGCCGCCCGACGTCCTCGGCCGCGTCAGGAACGCCACCAAGCTGCTCAGCTGCACCGTCAGGAACCATACCGTACGCACTTGCCACTTATCTATAGTTCTTCTAGCTagtgaagtactccctccgtttctaaatataaactcTTTTAAAAATTTCAGCATGggctatatacggagcaaaattaGTGAATCTATATTTTAGAATATGTGTCTGTATAAATTCGTATGTGGTTCATAGTTGAATTTCTGAAaggttttatatttaggaacggaagggAGTACGTGATTAAGTAGCTAGCTAGCTATGCATATGACGCATGCATGTCCGTGTGAAATGCCATGGGGAGTGACCGAACGTGTGAAAATACGCAGGTGCAGGTGCCGATGGGAGGGACGACGCGGTGGAACCCTTCGGCGGAGCAGATCAAGGTGCTGGAGGCGCTGTACCGCGGCGGGATGCGCACCCCGAACTCGGCCCAGATCGAGCGCATCACGGAGGAGCTCGGCAGGCATGGCCGGATCGAGGGCAAGAACGTCTTCTACTGGTTCCAGAACCACAAGGCCCGCGAGCGCCAGAAGCAgaagcgcgccgccctcctcaccCTCAGCACCCTCGACTCTTCCTCCCTACCTGCAACGGCCACCAAGGTACGTACATAATTAACCAAGAACTAGCGACCACACGGTGCCATATATATATGGTTACTGCTACCACCTACACGAAGCTATGATATCTATCGGTGTTTACAGCTACACTGTGTGTTTATCTCTGTGTAGGATGGGACGGGTGATAAGAAGGAAGCTTGCGACGTGGCGATGAACAGCTGCAAACGGCGGTGCATGACATGGGGTGACGGCCATGGCGATGCGGCGGCGGAGGTGGCCGCCCCCGACGGCTGCACGGATAATGTCACCCTGGAGCTCTTCCCGTTGCGTCCGCAGGGGAAAGCTGCGTAGTTGTTGACTTCGTCCTACCTGCTTGTGCATACGCTCcgtcttgcatgcatgcatggatatGCATGGATGGAGCCGGTTTTCACTGGGAAAAGCATTTCTGGTTTTTGAGTGTATTTTGTATTATCATCGTTTGGATTGCATGCATAGTTGTGGTGTGACCAGAATTGATCCGTTTCCTAGCAGTGGAGTATATGAGCAACTAGCCATCTAATCAGCATAGAACCGATCGTTTGTATTAATTATTCTTAGAGTAGTTTTCACTTCACTTACTTGTATTCGAGCTGTACGTAAGAGCTTGATCATTAGATTCTTGTCATGATTATTACATCTAATTAATAAATCCATCTAATCAACATATAATACCAAGACAATATGTAAACTTCAATCAATTAGATTGCCATTATGATTCATGAGCTTTACAACACGTGGAAGCAAGTGTGTCTAATCAGGTCGCGTGTTACAAGAACAGTCGATGTGGTACGATCTACTCTTATAGTCttacatagtatataagttttgtGAAGATTTGTTAGCGTCCACATTAGTATGTGTCTAGTCTAGTTAGGTCAGGTGACATGAGTCATCGTCCATATATAGTACGTTCACATTGGTGGAGATAAGAGTTCAAATTTACACAAGCCAGAGCTTCTAAATATCAACAAATTAAGTAGTGGTCTGGGAAATAAATTAAGTGCTACTATAACTAACCATGCATGAAATACTGTATTACTACTTATAAGAACGTGTGCGTGCATATCTTacagcttcttctttctttgctGTATACTCCAAATAACATTGCAGATACTTTGTTGAGCATATTGCAGATAATATATATCGTTAAGTGGTAAGATAAGCTCGGGGCATGATACTTGTTGAGCATTCCAAATCATTGTATATACATATATGCTTGTAGCCTACGTTGGTTCAGGCTTTTGTGGGGCAATTATACCAAGACCTGAGCGTCTGAGCAAGTCTTCGGCGCCAGCTTTATACAATCGCCGGCCATCACGCTGCTTGCTTGCTTCCTTTAAACATCTGCGAGTACGTACGTGTCGTGTGACATCACGGTCATAATAGCGCGACGGACATGCTTCGTATGCCAATGATATTGAGTAGAGTGCATGACCAGACCGTACGTACGTCGTCAGAGCTATCTTTTCTATGGTACTGTGGCTGAAAGACATGAGCACTATTTTTCTGATGTaagaatgaatgtatctagatgtaaAATAATTAGTAATACATAAAAATGTTAAAAAACTCTAAAAATATTTTTACAATAAACTCGACCTTCCACTATACTTgtgagaaaaaaatcataaaaagaaaactaaaatttAATTTCTTTTtggaaaagacaaattttcggtcaaaatagtgtgaatagtgatctacaatagcaaataaaatttatcttttttgccCAGATGTCAATGTTGACTTTTTGTGAAGATTTATATACTAGTACAAAACAATGTCaagtttaaaataaaaaatacttCAAAACTATTTTAACTTTTAACTAGTTATTAAAAAAATCTATATAGAGTGCATATACACAATCAAAAACCAAAGTGTATTTCCCTGTTACTACTTGCTTCCTAGCTAGTACTACCTGGGACTGGGAGCTACTCCTTccccatatagctccaagtatataggtacagCAACGCGTAGCAGGTGTTGGATCGCGAGAGGTAGAGTACGGTGCCGGGAAAACGATGGGAGATCGATTGACGGCGAGGCCGACCGTAAAGACGCCCTGCATTGCAGAGTGCAGACTGGCGCGTGAGGCCAAGGCGTTGCACGCTGACGATAAAAGACGATCGGAGGCGGTGACCGAGGCACCCAAAAGGCCCGGTCGACGCCGCAGGGGTGGCATGCAGCACGCCATGCATGGCCCCGGCCGTCCAATCGGCCGGAGGGGACGCCGGAGGGGCCGGCCGGCGGCCGAGGCGTGAGCGAGAGCGCGAGTACACGGTGCATGCGAACGCGGTGCGGCGCCGCTTTTGTCGCTCTTTTCCGAGACTCGGCCGCACAGTCCGGCCAGCCGCGCCCCGCTTTTCCGCGAGCTTTTTTTCTCCCATGGCGATGGCGAAGGGCGGCCTCGGCGTGGACGTGCGCCTGGAAAACGACGACGCAGGCGGGGCTTCGGTGGGCCGCGCCGCCGCTGTGTGCGTGCCCGTCTCGTGGGGTGCCACCGCGCGCGCAGGCGGCAGCTCCCGTCGTGTCCTGCACCGCTGCTCAGGCCGCCCTCTGTTGCTCAGGGGGGCCACCGCGGGTGGCTTTCCGCTGCTGGGAATGTGGGTAGGTCGGCTTCTCGGGTTCACTCCGGTCCGGTACTTGGGTTCCTTGCTCTATACCAATCGTAGATGTTCACAATTAGGCTGCGCTTGGATTGGGTGTAAGATGAATATGGAGGTATTTTTCTACACGTGTAACTTACCGGTCAATGAGCAATTTCGGGCTGGAAATGAAACGACCGAGTGAGACATGTATTTTTTACGGGGGTATTTCAAGCGAAAACGCTGATCCAATCAGGCACTTAGAGATTATACTCCGCGGTTTTTTGCGGGACGAATTAGGCTAAATTATGTCATTCATAtttgttactccctccgtcacagtttataaggcgtgcacgtatacctagatcgtcaatttaacttatataaaatatattgtttaacataaaaattatgtcattagaaaatagaacatctaaagtttttaatgatatattttttgtaatatatgcctctcattaagttggCAAATTAACGACCTATGTATACGTAAATGCCTTATAAACTTTGATGGAAGGAGTAGCATGAAACGGTATAATTTAAGACGGATGACATCTCCAAAGCTGACTCACCAAATTCTTTGATATGTTCATTTTTATGTCTGGACGTGGTCTGCGGATATGATGTTGGACGAAGTCATCCAATGCTAATTATAAAGTATATTGCTGGAAGAAAAAAATACATGGGACCACACATTACGAGATGTGAGctacgaaaaagacaaatttcagcCTTGAATAGTGGCATCACTATTTCGCACTATATAAAGCTGATTTTGTCTTTTTCATAGCTCACATCTCATAATATGTTGCACTATATAGAGCTGATTTTGTCTTTTTCATAGCTCACATCTCATAATATGTTTCAATTTAAAATTTTGCATGGTAATAAAACATCATGCTCTTACAtccaatatatttttttaaacaataaaacatattttttatGGTTTTCACAGGTTTTTACCGAATGTTGGTTTTCGTATAATATTCTACCATTTGTGTTATGGTGTCCGGTTGGGTGAAAAGAGAGAAGAGGGGATCATGCATGTGTGgttggaagaagaaagagaaaagagaaatatGCATGTGATTCGTTAAAGTACATGTTCGGATTCCCGTAAAACTCCCTACGCTCGTCTTTACTTTATGTGAATCCGTACATCCAGACTGCTAAGCGGATATATACATGTGCAAGAAAATAATTAAAATGATCCGTACATATACTGGAGGTTTAAGGGTCCGAAGATGTCCTAACAATATGTGCACTAAAATTAAGATGAATGATTCACAATAGCATCACAATATGGCGTATGCGGGTTACTAGTGATTGTTATGGCTAGGGCATGATTACTATGGAAATGGAGATGGACATGGGAATGGATGCGACTATGGATGATGGTTTAGGATTTCACGATATTTCGTTGAGAATGGATCATCATCTATTTTATAAAGTAGACTCGTGCTAATGTGAGGGAGCTTGCGCCAGGTGTACGAGCACTGGTTTGAGCTGGCGCGCTTGTGTACTAGGTGCCATCTTCTTTCCTGGTTGCGCCTTTGTGCCTCTGTTCGCTTGGGATTGTTCGCCTAAGAACATCTACACCGGACATTTTAAATAATCTCTCATATATTTGTGGATTTGCTCGATCAACGATCGAAtggaagaaagaaggaaaaaataatCCAAACGTACCCTTCGTATAATTTTTATACATCTGGGTTATCCGTGAActttcatatccatctcaaatatggaAAGAAAATAAGGGCTCGCGGACGCGCTCGATCGTGCCCGGTCAGTCCGACGCATAAGACGCGACCCCACATTGGatcatctttttttttctttttttctctctctacCTTTTCATCAATTACGTGCAAGTGACTGGACATATGAGCAAGAAAATGAAGAGTGTGGCTACATGGACGGGCAAACAGGGGACACGCCCTGTCCAGACGTGTCCGCAGGCATTTAGAGGGTCATATTTGCAATgttcggttgtagatgctctaactccGTATTTTTCATTTATGCGCCGATTTCCTCCCCTAAATGGTATATTCTttaggaaaacaaaataaacaaagggatttcaatctcTGCTTTTATTACTCATTAATAATAGTATCAAAGTGATTCTATTGAATTGAGTGAGATTATCCAGTTTACACAGTGATGGAAATGAGTGTAGAAAATACACTCATCAAGCTCCTGAGGCTTAAACCTTGATCATCCTCGAGAAAGAAACAAAATTATAAGGAACTCAATTATTTAAATCAAAATAACTAGAAAGTTTTGGTTCAGTAACAATCGATATGCCTAGATAACCCACCGCTTTCTTCACCTGAAATCATAA
This window encodes:
- the LOC123431039 gene encoding WUSCHEL-related homeobox 4-like yields the protein MRVHHLHVASYLEKAASASSSPATPSASPPSALFPFGAFQCLRPLAPKISLPDQPKKLVAPPDVLGRVRNATKLLSCTVRNHTVQVPMGGTTRWNPSAEQIKVLEALYRGGMRTPNSAQIERITEELGRHGRIEGKNVFYWFQNHKARERQKQKRAALLTLSTLDSSSLPATATKDGTGDKKEACDVAMNSCKRRCMTWGDGHGDAAAEVAAPDGCTDNVTLELFPLRPQGKAA